The Apteryx mantelli isolate bAptMan1 unplaced genomic scaffold, bAptMan1.hap1 HAP1_SCAFFOLD_20, whole genome shotgun sequence genome contains the following window.
ggatgggggtctgtgagcactgacaggggtgagacatggggacagagaaacagctccccgcagggacatcTCCAGGCAGCACACGGACATGtgctgggagggtggatgtgggcacctggaaggagcctgatttGTTGCTgactagaaggagacagctgagacctgcctcacatcccctcagaaagagtgctgatggccactttgcaagtgcatttctctgctctccacggtgtcgtttcttttttgggtaacatgagtgcaactgtcctccacctccaaggtgagagctcaaggcagatggacaggcagctctgctccctctgcactcaagccagagtgaatccttttgcctctccggaatcacagctgctcactctgagtgcagcagcaatgctgagggtttctacctccaggaatcctcttccggtgtgacagggtcagctaaagaaaaccaaaaaagccttaaaactattcatgaatccacattatgtggaactgggagtgaagatgctgaaaatgtcttcaacattatgagtggatgaaatctaactggaactgggaatataacagttcagtcaccgctgtttccatgtccacagagctgtAGGTCAGGACTGACTCATCTAGAGCCCAGGGGCAGAAGCTCCTGCTCCTCATGGGAAACTCAGCCAGAACgtaccagagctcaagccacggaGCTCAATGACTGTTCTGCCCAGATGGGGATGTGTGTGTttggagggttttatgagaaagttttcctcagagaagtctgtcctcatttgtctctatcttttcttccttggacagtccccaaagcccagagggagtgaaatgtccaacagcagctccttcaatgagttcctcctcctggcatttgcagacacatgggagctgcagctcttgcacttctcactcttcctgggcatctacctggctgccctcatgggcaacggcctcatcatcacagctgtaacctgcgaccaccgcctccacacccccatgtacttcttcctcctcaacctctccatcctcgacctcagcttaatctccaccactgtccccaaatccatggccaattccctgtgggacaccagagccatatcctacttgggatgtgctgcccagatatttttcttctttttcttcatttcagcagagtattatctcctcactatcatggcctatgaccgctacattgccatttgcaaacccctgcactacgaaaccctcatgggcaacagagcttgtgtcaaaatggcagtagctgcctgggccagtggttttctctattctgtgctgcacactgcaaacacattttcaataccgctctgccaaggcaatgttgtggaccagttcttctgtgaaatcccacagatcctcaagctctcctgctcagactcctacctcagggaagttgggcttcttgtggttagtgtctgtttatctttggggtgtttcattttcattgtgctgtcctacgtgcagatcttcactgctgtgctgaggatcccctctgaacagggccggcacaaagccttttccacgtgtctcccgcacctggctgtgttctccctctttctgagcactgtcatctttgcctacctaaagcccccctccctttcctccccagctttggatatggtgttgactgttctgtactcagtggtacctccaacagtgaaccctctcatctacagtatgaggaacaaggagctgcaAGACGcagtgaggaaactcattcagctcttactatttcagcatcaataaactgcccatccctcttcacaaatgATTTCCCATTCATCACAGAGAACTTGTGTGCTTGGggaattctctctgtgataatcatgtttgtgcagaagtgcttgaattcatcccacttctccagaggcatgaacccagtctgtctgattgagatacctgctgtgaatgtgtctatcactgtgtcagagctggcctctctctaattaaaggggatttcctcagtgcagtgcttgaaggttgggctagtcttccaaagcaggagccaagaatgcactcaaggacttttaCCTGGGAGAGGGctattgcttttctggggctctccttgggttcaaggccatgagctcctaggtgatgtgttagggaaggagggctggatttagctctcacttgtgggtgcccagtgctcctggaggtggtgaatctcccatctgacagggctggagactgatgcctgtccttctcaaagggagtatggagcccccaggagagcacagggcatctccaagggcaccatgtgcctaggggagaatggagcttcacaaaatcaggtggagtcacccaaaggtaaagggataaaccaatgaatgtccaggctagtgagagctctgcagtcccatgggaggcagcatggaccctgcaggcataaggaagggaacctggagagttgttcatgtcaccttcaatgaaaaaccatgggctcGCTGTAGAgacacccctgaacacagcctgagccctttgaaatgccctgtgattgctcagagcattgtccatggccacagaccccttggtaggggttgtcaggtgcaatgatgcctgtccagctgggtctgcttcccaccctgaccaccatggccagtgtggagttaCCCCAATCCCCATTGCCCCAcggccactcgctctgcagagcatcaccaccagctcggggccctgtggggaggttggaggagggtccaggaatggccagggAGGCCAGCATTGATGTACCCACATGGGGAAAGGCCCTTGGGGGAGCAAGGACGCAcctagagaaaaggaaaggagcaactgtgtgctggcaaggaggagtaaatgcgaaagagaaatctgtttctctgtgtgtcaacTACGGGCAGGCTGCtatgtccctggggcagcaggagctgccaggggagtcccagggcagggactcttgtgctgtcctggagagaggggctggcatgggggtctgcaggcagcctggggctagggagtctCCAGGACAGCagaacaagggacacagagtgatgctgtcctctgtgtccttgtgccactgtggccagtcccagcttggaggctgatggggcagctgacacacacccctctctgccccctggagctgctgtgcccttcagaggggctgcgGCTGTGGATTgaatgcccagagctctgcagccccccctGCGGCAGGAactgctgtggggccactgcCAGCACAgtcaggtctcgtggaggggaaccaagacatgccgggctcagaagagaggaggccagtctgtgcccttggttgccaaagcaggtGGGCTGTGGGGGGACAggtcactgagggctgtcatggggactatGCCGGGGGACATTTCCCcatccctgaatgcaccctgccctgtgcagtgcctgcacagcagGACCATGGGGCTGTGTGCGGATGCAGGGagggggcacagatgggagccccgatgctcctcaccgctccactgcaaaagagaaactcccaggagagctctcctagcccggccccacgagctcttgtccctgctccagccatgccacagtagagccgaggaccaagaggtccctcaggcaaagctgggccaACCTcgtggagctgccctgagcaccaggagaagcagagcaccctcatcctatgtccccgtcctgctgggagggtggcactgGTACCAGGGAAATGCCTTGTTTCTGCCGGGGGTCACTGCAGGACTTTTGCACGTGAGGTGAACGCggcagccgctgtgctgcagaaacactgaccacgacccctcactgcagcccccactgcccccagcccctACCCTGCCAACCTGATGCCACCCccatgctgccccatctcccatcccctcttcccacactgcagggaccggtCGTGCAGCAGGAACTGGCACAGCCCCATAGCTGCTGCCCGGCCcacggccctccccacctccccctttgcTGGGGCTCCATCCCCCACCAGGCAGCAGGTCTGGCCtctccccccagctcccaggcTAGCAGGGCCATcgctgcccccagcccggcccgccaGCCCACTGCCCCCATGcttcttcccccttttggggAAAGTAGATGGCCCAGCCCAGGAAAGCCGGCTAGTGCCAGGGTtgggatggggcatggaggggatGGAGACCACGGGGGGCAGTGAGGCAGGCGGAGCAGCTTTGCTTGTGCCTCCACAGCTGGGCCGGGAGGGACAAAGCAATGGGACCAGtcaggctccagctgctgctttgacatcagctccatgctgggaacgTCGGGGTTTCCTTCCTTTGCAGGGGAACAGCTGGTGGAGGAGACTTCAGATGGGCCTGGTCCAGACCTGGGCCATGTTCCATGGCAGAGGTGGAGGGGGGGACAAGGGAGTGTGGGGCTGGCAAAGGGCTCTACCCAtcatctgctggaagggcagcctgcaggagaggcagagcctgtctctgtggctGGGGTCTTTGCACTTGTGAAGTCACAGAGCtattcaggtgggaagggacctccagaggtcctagtccaacctcctatgcaaagcagggctggttagaGCAGGTCATTCAGGGCTGTGGCCCAGTGagctttgaacatctccaggaatGGACATGCCACAGCTGCCCTTGGCCCTTGGTCCAGTATTTGAGCCCCCCTTATGATGAAAACCCTTTTACTTCTCCTGAGTTGCAATTTCTTGGGTTACTGAGGGCGCTGGCCGACATCATCGCTAGGCTGctcactatcatctttgaaaggtcagggaTCTCAGGGGaggtttctgaagactggaaaaaaggcaaatccatcttcaagaaggacaggaaagaggatccggggaatgatagactggtcagtgtcacctcaggctctgcaaagcaaatcttcctggaagattTGTGGACAGAGGAGGACAGTGCATGTCGTAGACCTTGAAGTTAGGAAGGCCTTTGCCATGCTCTTCCATAACCTCTTTGTAGCCAGCCTGgggagatgtggaatggaggagtaagcaatggaggCTATGGGAAATTAGCTGGAGGCTGCCTGGTTCAAAGGGTAGAGAAGAGTGGTACAAAGTCCAGCTGACTAGTGGTTACCAGTGacattcttcagaggtcaatactggaggataccaatgaggagggaagccaaaaaaaaaacccggcaTAAACAATGGAAATTGCCTTCAGTGGCTGCAGAATGAAGCCTGATtttagtctgaaagagaaaagattgggactgaatgtcctgagggtggttATAAACTtcttgatgccttctatgctcttcagtaaaacttcctctggtcacatctcagtctgccctgaactccatttttcgccttgcatcaggactgtggagcaagaactgagttcagggaaatgccacgctgataatctgggcagcctggggagcccactgaaagagtaattatgtgtgtgagacctcacagcacaggcctggaaaagccaagtggctgtgaccctcccgaggtgccaaggatcccaagccctgagccatggggctggatatggcctcctctgctcatgccaggggctcctgacacacctcacagagaaagataaatttctgtgggagaggtggaggaagaaagaagaaaagactcaAAGAGAagggaattcaggccaggagtcccaccaggagaCATCTCCAAatgcaggtggatttaccccctctctggcaaggccgtttcttccatgaccagtagcacctggggaaaggagggtcttttcctgacagtcctcatgggatTGAGGGCAGCAAGATtttagagaccccttccagccaagggggagttgttgGGCACTCAGGTAAAGATTTtagtctgggaccttgaagtcctgagtggctgaagactataggatgcctccaatgtgtggctcacaagggacctgagtcacatcacggccacctctgaaatgcccccagaagcagatcccataacatctggcctgaacgagaccggCAGTATTTCCTTACCTTTCCCTGGGCACCTCCAACTCTCTTttcagctcctcagcactggggagcagtctgaGCTCCTGGAgtggcggggaaggcaccagtgactgccagccctgccactacacccagaattttgttgtgctgaactaaaccaagtccccagggtgctgcctgcagccaactggatgggcacagatgggacctggccattgctgttcctccaaagcatgttgcttgaggaagtgctggaagaagaggcctggtgggatcctcatggcactgcactgcctggggctatGACAACCCCCTGCACATAATTCCTGGGCCAGGCGCttttggacaagcaggcagcagtgcttatgggagtccatcaggatcATGCTTTCAGGattggcaaggagacctcagattcttgtcaggctgtaggagagcagctggtcactcagaggactgggtggaggagggacaggtcccatgg
Protein-coding sequences here:
- the LOC136996055 gene encoding olfactory receptor 14C36-like; amino-acid sequence: MSNSSSFNEFLLLAFADTWELQLLHFSLFLGIYLAALMGNGLIITAVTCDHRLHTPMYFFLLNLSILDLSLISTTVPKSMANSLWDTRAISYLGCAAQIFFFFFFISAEYYLLTIMAYDRYIAICKPLHYETLMGNRACVKMAVAAWASGFLYSVLHTANTFSIPLCQGNVVDQFFCEIPQILKLSCSDSYLREVGLLVVSVCLSLGCFIFIVLSYVQIFTAVLRIPSEQGRHKAFSTCLPHLAVFSLFLSTVIFAYLKPPSLSSPALDMVLTVLYSVVPPTVNPLIYSMRNKELQDAVRKLIQLLLFQHQ